The Campylobacter concisus genome segment CTAGCTGAAAATAGAATGAACTATGACCAAATGGGCTATCTTGCAGAGAGAGTTTGTGGAATTTGTGGTTATGCTCACGCTATTGCTTGTATTGAAGCAGCAGAAAAAGCTATCAAGCTTGAAATTCCACTAAGAGCTCAAGCTATACGTGTCATCTGTCTTGAGATCGAGCGTCTTCACAGCCACCTTTTAAATATCGGTCTAGCTTGTGAGGTCACTGGTAACTACAACGCTTTCATGCACATCTTTAGAGTTCGTGAGTACTCTATGGAGCTAGCTCAGCTTGTAACTGGTGGACGTAAAACATACGGCAATGTCGTTATGGGCGGCTTAAGACGTGATATGACAAACCAAGAGATCAAAAAAGGTATCGAGATCATAAATAAACTTGATGTTCAAATTTCAGAAATTTGGGACGCAGTTATGGAGGATAAACGCCAAATCGGACGCTGGAAAGGTGTAGGTATCTTAGACCGTCAAATAGCACGTGACTTTAGCCCAGTTGGTCCAAATATGAGAGGCTCTGGCTTTAAACGCGATAACCGCTACGATCACCCATACGACTTTTTTAAACAGATAGAATTTGAAGTAGCAGTTGAGCACGGTTGCGACGTATTTGCTCGTGAGATGGTTAGATATAAAGAGCTAAAAAGCTCTATTCACATCATCCGCCAATGCTTTGAGCTAATGCCTCAAACCCCGATTATGATCGATCCTGTGACTATGATCAAACCTGAGAATTTTGCACTTGGTCATGATGAAGCACCACGTGGCGAAAATGTTCACTGGATCATGCAAGGCAGCGCTCAAAAAGTATATCGCTGGAGATGTAGAGCGGCTACTTATAACAACTGGCCAAGCCTAAGATATCAATTTAGAGGAAACAACATAAGTGACGCTGCGCTTATCGTTTGCTCACTTGACCCTTGCTACTCATGCACTGAGCGTGTTACATTAGTAGATGTAAGGACTAAAAAGAGCAAAATTTTAACAGAGAAAGACCTTAAAAAATTCTGTCAAGATGGCGGGGTTAGTAAGAAGGATTTAAGATGATGAAGTTATTTGACATCACAGAAAAATATGGAAAAGCGACATACGCCTATCCATTTGAGCCATATATTGTTCCTGAAAATTTCCGTGGTCAGCCAAACTATACATACGATCTTTGCATAGGTTGTGCAGCTTGCGGTATCGCTTGTCCTAGTAACGCGATAGAGCTTAAGATGAACGATGAGCAAACAAAGCTTGTTTGGGAATTTGACTGCGGGCGCTGTATATTTTGCGGTCGCTGCGATGAGGTTTGCCCAACTGGAGCTGTAAGACTTAGCGATAGCTTTGAGCTAGCGGTTAAATTTGACAAGAGTGCTCTTATACAAAGGGGCGAGCTTGAGATGCAAACTTGCAAATGCTGTGGCAAGCCATTTACGCCAAAAAGGCTTATAAATTTTACTCTTGAAAAGCTTGGCACAGCAAATTTACTTCCAGGCAGACTTGAAGAGACAAAAGACTACCTTTATATCTGCCCAGAGTGCAAGAAAAATCAATCTGCTGAGAGGCTAACAAAAGGCATTGAGGAGGCTATAAAATGAGTCTATATCAAGTCCCAGAGGACATAAAAACAGCAAATGATCTAACTGCAAAGCTAGAGCATCTAAAAAATATCAAAAGAAGCTTTAGCGTTTATAGGATCGACTGCGGAAGCTGTAACGGCTGTGAGATAGAAATTTTTGCAGCTATTACACCGATGTGGGATCCTGAGCGTTTTGGTTTTAAACTTGTAGCAAATCCAAGACATGCTGATATTTTACTTTGCACTGGTCCTGTAACAAGACAGATGTATTATCCGCTCCTTCGTGCTTATGAGGCGACTCCAGATCCTAAGATCGTAGTTGCTCTTGGTGCGTGCGGAAGTAGTGGTGGAATTTTCCACGACGCTTATAGCGTTTGGGGCGGCATCGATAAGATAATCCCAGTCGATGTCTATATCCCAGGCTGTCCTCCACACCCAGCAAGCATTATTTACGGCCTTGGCATGGCTCTTGGTATCATCGATCAAAAACTTCATAAAAAAAGCTATGAAGAAGATAACACATTGCCACCTTCAGTTGAGAAGTCAGTCATAGGCGATATCTTGTTTGAGCGTGATTTACAAGCTGAAAGCAGAAGGCTAATGAGCTATATCTTTGGTAGAATCCTTTTTGAAAAATATATGAGTGCTATCAAATGCTCAAAAGATGTTCATGACCCAAGCATCTCAAGAGAGGCTGTGCTTACAGCTATTAAAAAAGAGGAAGATCCTAGATATGCTGAGTGCATGGGGCTTTTGCATAATGATGTCTATCTAAAATATGCAAAAGCTGATAAAAGCTTTGCAATAGACGTTGATAGCGAGGTTTGGAGTAAGAGATGATACAAGTTTATAAGCTTACAAAAAGGCATATGGACGACAACGACAAGCTTCCACGCGAGTTAAAGGAGATAAAAGTTTTCTCCACTTGCGTGGGACACGGCGTTGGCACGATAGACTTTAGCGAGAAAATTTTAGAGCTAAGCGATGAGGAATTTGACGAGATGATCAAAAACTCAGGCGAATACGTGAAATTTAAAATCGGAAATTTAAGCAAATATTTTGAAGTTGAAATTTTTGCCGAGCATATCGCTAAACTCTTGCCACAGCTTTGTGAGTGTAAGCTTAAAGAAATTTTGGCAAATTTAAAAGAGGGATATATCGTGCTTAGGAAGGACTTTTGATGAAAAAGGCCATCCTTTGCATCGGTAATCCTATGCGTGGCGATGATGATGTGGGTAATGAAGTAGGTCGCATCGTAGAAGCTGAGCTAAAAGAGTGGAAGGTCTTTTTTGGGCAAGATGTGCCTGAGAATGAATTCTCGGCCATTAGAGAATTTGCGCCTGAGATTTTGATAGTCATCGATGCGATGAGCGGATTTAGCGAGG includes the following:
- a CDS encoding formate hydrogenlyase complex iron-sulfur subunit; this translates as MMKLFDITEKYGKATYAYPFEPYIVPENFRGQPNYTYDLCIGCAACGIACPSNAIELKMNDEQTKLVWEFDCGRCIFCGRCDEVCPTGAVRLSDSFELAVKFDKSALIQRGELEMQTCKCCGKPFTPKRLINFTLEKLGTANLLPGRLEETKDYLYICPECKKNQSAERLTKGIEEAIK
- a CDS encoding NADH-quinone oxidoreductase subunit B family protein, translating into MSLYQVPEDIKTANDLTAKLEHLKNIKRSFSVYRIDCGSCNGCEIEIFAAITPMWDPERFGFKLVANPRHADILLCTGPVTRQMYYPLLRAYEATPDPKIVVALGACGSSGGIFHDAYSVWGGIDKIIPVDVYIPGCPPHPASIIYGLGMALGIIDQKLHKKSYEEDNTLPPSVEKSVIGDILFERDLQAESRRLMSYIFGRILFEKYMSAIKCSKDVHDPSISREAVLTAIKKEEDPRYAECMGLLHNDVYLKYAKADKSFAIDVDSEVWSKR
- a CDS encoding formate hydrogenlyase maturation HycH family protein; the protein is MIQVYKLTKRHMDDNDKLPRELKEIKVFSTCVGHGVGTIDFSEKILELSDEEFDEMIKNSGEYVKFKIGNLSKYFEVEIFAEHIAKLLPQLCECKLKEILANLKEGYIVLRKDF
- a CDS encoding NADH-quinone oxidoreductase subunit C, which gives rise to MRGDKFIEILKTKVKILEVTRQADDQITVLVDRNDLPLAVKTLYYDIGGFISTMIPNDERQINGSFALYYALSMEGSKMTEADDFAAEDKCFITVKTLIPGSDPTFPSVTPLVPACVWYEREAYDMFGLVAEGLPDKRRLVLSDDWPDGLHPLRKDAMDYRYRPDPVDHRDEPDSEFLFPTGDAVVDVPLGPLHITSDEPGHFRLFCDGDEIIDADYRLFYQHRGMEKLAENRMNYDQMGYLAERVCGICGYAHAIACIEAAEKAIKLEIPLRAQAIRVICLEIERLHSHLLNIGLACEVTGNYNAFMHIFRVREYSMELAQLVTGGRKTYGNVVMGGLRRDMTNQEIKKGIEIINKLDVQISEIWDAVMEDKRQIGRWKGVGILDRQIARDFSPVGPNMRGSGFKRDNRYDHPYDFFKQIEFEVAVEHGCDVFAREMVRYKELKSSIHIIRQCFELMPQTPIMIDPVTMIKPENFALGHDEAPRGENVHWIMQGSAQKVYRWRCRAATYNNWPSLRYQFRGNNISDAALIVCSLDPCYSCTERVTLVDVRTKKSKILTEKDLKKFCQDGGVSKKDLR